Proteins encoded together in one Chloroflexota bacterium window:
- a CDS encoding Ldh family oxidoreductase, with protein sequence MPTIEASKLADFVSRIFQAVGATEDTARLVADSLVTSDLAGHASHGVIRVPQYLDAIATGGMDPAAEPVIAHETATVARVDARRGFGQLGAHFAMSVAIEKARSQGVAAVGLFNCYHVGRLGEWVEMAARQAMIGLAFCNGGRPGGAVAPYGGAERVLGTNPIAAAVPVAGRPPIVIDFATSATAEGKVRVARNRGQRVPEGWILDAQGRPSTDPHDFYEGGVLLPAAGHKGYGLSLLVEFLGGVLTGRGCPALPGFLPGNGVLFLTLSIETFRPVDAFLEEGAALCDRIKAVPPAEGFDEVLLPGEPEHRAAERRQREGVPVDEATWSQLVEAAAELGVPMPD encoded by the coding sequence GTGCCGACGATCGAAGCTTCCAAGCTGGCGGATTTCGTGAGCCGCATCTTTCAGGCCGTAGGCGCGACGGAGGATACCGCCCGTCTGGTGGCCGACTCCCTGGTGACCAGCGATCTGGCCGGCCACGCCTCGCACGGCGTCATCCGGGTGCCCCAGTATCTGGACGCCATCGCGACGGGGGGGATGGACCCGGCGGCTGAGCCCGTGATCGCCCACGAGACGGCGACGGTCGCGCGGGTGGACGCCCGGCGGGGGTTCGGGCAGTTAGGCGCGCACTTCGCCATGAGCGTGGCCATCGAGAAGGCCCGATCGCAGGGCGTGGCGGCCGTGGGGCTGTTCAACTGCTATCATGTGGGCCGCCTGGGCGAGTGGGTGGAGATGGCCGCGAGGCAGGCGATGATCGGCCTGGCGTTTTGCAACGGCGGGCGGCCAGGCGGGGCGGTCGCGCCCTATGGCGGCGCCGAGCGTGTTCTGGGAACGAACCCCATCGCCGCCGCGGTGCCGGTGGCCGGACGGCCGCCCATCGTGATCGACTTCGCCACCAGCGCCACGGCCGAGGGCAAGGTCCGGGTGGCCCGCAATCGCGGCCAGCGGGTGCCCGAGGGATGGATCCTGGACGCCCAGGGACGGCCGAGCACGGATCCACACGATTTCTATGAGGGAGGGGTGCTGCTTCCCGCGGCCGGCCATAAGGGGTATGGCCTCTCGTTGCTGGTGGAGTTCCTGGGCGGCGTCCTGACCGGGCGAGGCTGTCCAGCGCTCCCCGGCTTCCTCCCCGGGAATGGCGTGCTATTCCTGACGCTGTCGATCGAAACCTTCCGGCCGGTGGATGCGTTTCTGGAGGAGGGGGCGGCGTTGTGCGATCGGATCAAGGCCGTGCCGCCCGCCGAGGGTTTCGATGAGGTGCTATTGCCGGGGGAGCCCGAGCACCGGGCTGCGGAGCGTCGTCAACGGGAGGGCGTGCCGGTAGACGAGGCCACCTGGTCGCAGTTGGTGGAGGCGGCCGCTGAGTTGGGGGTCCCCATGCCCGACTGA
- a CDS encoding uracil-DNA glycosylase, giving the protein MEERVSPQEELERIAAEIRSCTLCPLARSRTNAVPGEGPADAEIMFIGEGPGFHEDRQGRPFVGAAGRFLEELLASIGLTRDQVYITNVVKCRPPGNRDPQPEELKACRPYLDRQIDVIKPKIIVTLGRYSMARYFPGASISRIHGRPKRVGDIICFPMFHPAAGLHQPRWRPLIEEDIKKLPGLLEEARHRQAAEAREDGEDDVDRYEQLSLF; this is encoded by the coding sequence ATGGAGGAACGGGTGTCCCCACAGGAAGAATTAGAACGCATCGCTGCCGAGATACGTTCATGCACGCTGTGTCCGTTGGCGAGGAGTCGCACCAACGCGGTGCCGGGAGAGGGGCCCGCCGATGCGGAGATCATGTTCATCGGCGAGGGGCCTGGGTTCCATGAGGACCGACAGGGTCGACCTTTCGTGGGGGCGGCCGGCCGGTTCCTGGAGGAATTGCTGGCCAGCATCGGCCTCACTCGGGATCAGGTGTACATCACCAATGTGGTGAAGTGTCGCCCGCCGGGGAACCGTGACCCGCAGCCGGAGGAGTTGAAGGCCTGCCGGCCGTATCTGGACCGCCAGATCGACGTGATCAAGCCGAAGATCATCGTGACGTTGGGGCGGTACTCCATGGCTCGCTATTTCCCCGGCGCCTCCATTTCACGGATTCACGGGCGGCCCAAGCGCGTGGGGGATATCATCTGCTTCCCCATGTTCCACCCGGCGGCGGGGCTGCATCAGCCGCGCTGGCGGCCGCTCATCGAGGAGGACATCAAGAAGCTGCCCGGGCTACTGGAGGAGGCGCGACATCGGCAGGCGGCCGAAGCGCGAGAGGACGGCGAGGACGACGTGGATCGGTACGAGCAGCTGAGCCTGTTCTAA